A single window of Nocardioides kongjuensis DNA harbors:
- a CDS encoding HNH endonuclease, with product MTTVMLLNASYEPLGTVTFQHAVRMLFREVATVEEAHDDRMIGPHPWPRVIRLVRYVAAKWMYRPAAYSRSNVLKRDRHRCAYCGSYATTIDHVLPQSRGGGWTWLNTVAACSPCNGRKANRTPAEAGMRLRLDPFVPTRAQLAVA from the coding sequence ATGACGACCGTGATGCTGCTCAACGCCTCCTACGAGCCGCTCGGCACGGTGACCTTCCAGCACGCCGTGCGGATGCTGTTCCGCGAGGTGGCCACCGTCGAGGAGGCGCACGACGACCGGATGATCGGGCCGCACCCGTGGCCGCGGGTGATCCGGCTGGTGCGCTACGTCGCCGCGAAGTGGATGTACCGCCCCGCGGCGTACTCCCGCAGCAACGTGCTCAAGCGCGACCGGCACCGGTGCGCCTACTGCGGCTCGTACGCCACGACCATCGACCACGTGCTCCCGCAGAGTCGCGGCGGTGGGTGGACGTGGCTGAACACGGTCGCTGCGTGCAGCCCGTGCAACGGCCGCAAGGCCAACCGCACCCCTGCCGAGGCCGGCATGCGGCTGCGACTCGACCCGTTCGTGCCGACGCGGGCACAGCTCGCCGTCGCCTGA
- a CDS encoding lysoplasmalogenase family protein → MRTSTKLKLAYVALAAADTALAGSSRRWAHQVRHVTKPLLLPTLGSALATDPRAARSPLRASTLAAQVGGWGGDVLLLGEGERAFAAGATSFGVGHLAYVTGFLRHRDRRTPITASRTARVIGGLWAASGPVVAARAATREPRLGATLLGYSGLLAAMAATASHLDPALPRDARLLTAAGGAMFLASDAVLGARTFLLPNAPERLESVVMATYTGAQLLLAEGAARAGR, encoded by the coding sequence GTGCGCACGTCCACCAAGCTCAAGCTCGCCTATGTCGCCCTCGCCGCGGCCGACACCGCACTGGCGGGGTCGAGCCGTCGGTGGGCGCACCAGGTCCGCCACGTCACCAAGCCGCTGCTGCTGCCGACGCTGGGCTCTGCGCTCGCGACCGATCCGCGGGCGGCACGCTCGCCGCTGCGAGCCTCGACGCTGGCCGCCCAGGTCGGCGGCTGGGGCGGCGACGTGCTGCTGCTCGGCGAGGGCGAACGGGCGTTCGCGGCCGGTGCGACGTCGTTCGGGGTCGGCCATCTGGCCTACGTCACGGGCTTCCTGCGCCACCGCGACCGTCGTACGCCGATCACGGCGAGCCGCACCGCCCGGGTCATCGGCGGCCTGTGGGCTGCCAGCGGCCCGGTCGTCGCGGCGAGGGCAGCGACCCGGGAGCCCCGGCTGGGGGCGACCCTGCTGGGCTACTCCGGACTGCTGGCCGCGATGGCGGCCACCGCCTCCCACCTCGACCCGGCGCTGCCGCGCGACGCCCGGCTGCTCACCGCCGCGGGTGGGGCGATGTTCCTGGCCTCCGACGCGGTCCTCGGCGCCCGGACCTTCCTGCTCCCCAACGCGCCCGAGCGCCTCGAGTCGGTCGTGATGGCGACCTACACCGGCGCCCAGCTGCTCCTCGCCGAGGGAGCTGCTCGCGCCGGTCGCTGA
- a CDS encoding sialidase family protein, giving the protein MSVRRFATTTLAAAVLCFSAVAGAAAVGSPVEVPATGSPVGPFSQNKQNEPAVAVDAHQPDVMAAGANDEIDMEACAAGDPSTCPFTDGVGVSGIYFSMNGGDSWVQPTYTGLSARSCTGPAPCTPTTGPIGTLPWYAEAGIVSDGDPALAFGPRPGADGRFSWDNGSRLYYANLTSPVGGAPHSDVFRGFEAIAVSYVDDVAAAAAGSKEAWSRPVLVSQQSTTTFSDKEQVWADNASSSPYFGSVYVCWASFRSNSHGQALPTPLTVARSSDGGTTWTTRQVSPATDNGISSQPDGCTVRTDSHGTVYVFGIGKRKAQTQQLMYRSTDGGAHFTGPTPVAAAVQPGTFDPVLGRPNMDGIAGARVDLAAGASVDIANGAPSGADATDQILMTWADAASGANHEQVLATTSRNGGATWSAPAVVPLPGGDRPVYTAPALSPDGTDAYLTVNAFTTPYRTDTTSPRGLVGQVLHADVGPTGVLGPWSVLVRGAVGDPRGTSQNGLTAEFLGDYVYTAATRDGAVGVWNDASHAADCPAIDAYRASLYSATPQPAPDVQASCPTAFGNSDIHGAAVTDPTP; this is encoded by the coding sequence ATGTCTGTCAGACGCTTCGCCACCACGACGCTCGCCGCCGCGGTCCTCTGCTTCTCCGCTGTCGCCGGCGCGGCCGCCGTCGGCTCACCGGTCGAGGTGCCGGCCACCGGCAGCCCGGTCGGGCCGTTCTCGCAGAACAAGCAGAACGAGCCCGCGGTCGCCGTCGACGCCCACCAGCCCGACGTGATGGCCGCCGGCGCCAACGACGAGATCGACATGGAGGCCTGTGCCGCGGGCGACCCGAGCACCTGCCCGTTCACCGACGGTGTCGGCGTCTCCGGCATCTACTTCTCCATGAACGGCGGCGACTCCTGGGTCCAGCCGACCTACACCGGCCTGTCCGCCCGCTCCTGCACGGGCCCGGCCCCGTGCACGCCGACCACCGGCCCGATCGGCACGCTGCCCTGGTACGCCGAGGCAGGCATCGTGTCCGACGGTGACCCCGCGCTCGCGTTCGGCCCGCGCCCCGGCGCCGACGGCCGGTTCTCGTGGGACAACGGCTCGCGCCTCTACTACGCCAACCTGACCTCGCCCGTCGGTGGGGCGCCGCACAGCGACGTCTTCCGCGGCTTCGAGGCCATCGCCGTGTCGTACGTCGACGACGTCGCCGCTGCGGCCGCCGGCTCGAAGGAGGCGTGGAGCCGCCCGGTGCTGGTCTCGCAGCAGTCGACGACGACCTTCTCCGACAAGGAGCAGGTGTGGGCCGACAACGCGTCGAGCAGCCCCTACTTCGGCTCGGTCTACGTGTGCTGGGCGTCGTTCCGCAGCAACAGCCACGGCCAGGCACTGCCGACACCGCTGACGGTCGCGCGCTCGAGCGACGGCGGCACGACGTGGACGACCCGTCAGGTCAGCCCGGCGACCGACAACGGCATCAGCTCGCAGCCCGACGGCTGCACGGTGCGGACCGACAGCCACGGCACCGTCTACGTGTTCGGGATCGGCAAGCGCAAGGCCCAGACCCAGCAGCTGATGTACCGCTCGACCGACGGCGGCGCGCACTTCACCGGCCCGACGCCGGTCGCCGCCGCGGTGCAGCCCGGCACGTTCGACCCGGTCCTCGGCCGGCCGAACATGGACGGCATCGCCGGTGCGCGCGTGGACCTCGCCGCCGGTGCGAGCGTCGACATCGCCAACGGCGCGCCGTCCGGCGCGGACGCGACCGACCAGATCCTGATGACGTGGGCCGACGCCGCCAGCGGCGCGAACCACGAGCAGGTGCTGGCCACGACGTCCCGCAACGGCGGCGCCACGTGGTCGGCACCGGCCGTCGTACCGCTGCCCGGCGGCGACCGGCCGGTCTACACCGCGCCCGCCCTGTCCCCGGACGGGACGGACGCCTACCTGACGGTCAACGCGTTCACCACGCCGTACCGCACCGACACCACCTCGCCGCGTGGCCTGGTCGGTCAGGTGCTGCACGCCGACGTCGGCCCGACCGGTGTCCTCGGCCCGTGGAGCGTGCTGGTCCGCGGCGCCGTCGGCGACCCGCGCGGCACGTCGCAGAACGGCCTGACGGCGGAGTTCCTCGGCGACTACGTCTACACCGCCGCGACCCGCGACGGAGCGGTGGGCGTCTGGAACGACGCCTCCCACGCGGCCGACTGCCCCGCCATCGACGCCTACCGGGCGTCGCTCTACAGCGCGACTCCGCAACCGGCCCCGGACGTGCAGGCCAGCTGCCCGACGGCGTTCGGCAACAGCGACATCCACGGCGCCGCCGTCACCGACCCGACGCCCTGA
- a CDS encoding HutD/Ves family protein has protein sequence MSTETSTTITRAADLKQVPWRNGQGMTTEIALGGSPDDFTWRVSLAEVAQSGDFSAFPGIDRIIVLIEGPSMRLQLPGHTQVLRTDEPFAFDGGVPVQCTVDQPTRDLNVMTRRGAARATLDVLVLVAGAPPLVVPASGTVVLVVLEGQVRLADGDTDLQQGDVVVTEEQVGLTGGGRVAVARILPGPAGDQLGSAAGSRRQV, from the coding sequence ATGAGCACCGAGACGAGCACGACGATCACCCGCGCCGCCGACCTGAAGCAGGTCCCGTGGCGCAACGGCCAGGGCATGACCACCGAGATCGCGCTCGGCGGCTCCCCTGACGACTTCACCTGGCGGGTCAGCCTCGCCGAGGTCGCCCAGAGCGGCGACTTCTCGGCGTTCCCGGGCATCGACCGGATCATCGTACTCATCGAGGGCCCCTCGATGAGGCTGCAGCTGCCCGGCCACACCCAGGTGCTGCGCACCGACGAGCCGTTCGCCTTCGACGGCGGCGTGCCCGTGCAGTGCACCGTCGATCAGCCCACCCGTGACCTCAACGTGATGACCCGCCGCGGCGCCGCGCGGGCCACGCTGGACGTGTTGGTGCTCGTCGCGGGCGCACCACCACTCGTCGTACCGGCTTCGGGGACGGTGGTCCTGGTCGTGCTGGAGGGCCAGGTCCGGCTGGCCGACGGGGACACCGACCTGCAGCAGGGCGACGTCGTCGTGACGGAGGAGCAGGTGGGCCTGACGGGTGGGGGCCGGGTGGCGGTCGCGCGGATCCTGCCGGGTCCGGCCGGTGATCAGCTCGGGTCCGCGGCCGGCTCGAGGCGCCAGGTGTAG